The DNA window CCAGAAATACCAGCCCCAGAGCGGCCAGCCGGACATCACGCCATAGTAGAGGCCGACGATCACGTGCACGAGGACCATTGAAGCGATCTCGCGCCGGTATCGCAGCTTCGGCCAGAGGCCGTTCGCGGCGGCAACAAGGGCAAGCGCGGCAACGATCAGGACCACGTAGGTCAGCTTCGGCAGGAAGGTCACCACGATCCTGAGATTCTCGCCCGGAACGTTGCCCACGCTCTTCATCAGCCCGGAAACCGGCACAGGCGTCTGAAAGAAAAAGAGATTCAGGGCGGCATAGGCGGCAACCACCGGCACGAGAATAAGGTAGTGCCGGACCGCGACGCGCCGGTCCGCGACCGTGTTCACGAAATCGGCCGCGGCAACGAGAGCCAGCGCGTCGAGGCGGGTCAGAAAGAGCAGCGACGCGAACACGCCCTTCAGCCGCCAGTCCCTGGACGAGAAATAGCCGAGCGCGAACAGCGGCAGCATGCAGGTCTCAAGGCCCCGCAGCGCGACTTCGTCAAAGGCCGAGTTGACCGTGACGACGACCGCCGGCGCCAGAAAGCCGTAGCGGATCCTGGACATCACGCAGAAGAGGACCACGAACAGCATCGTCAGGCAGAGGACCTGGAGCACCAGCGATATGTCGGAGATGCCGAACACGGACGCCGAGGCCCAAAGCACCACCTGCCACAGCGGCTGATAGCCATTGGTGACGAAGGGCGGGAGGAACCAGCTTCGCCCGTCGGCCACCAGGCTGCGCGCGATGCCGAGATAATAGTAGCCGTCGTCGTAGACGAGATTGACCCACCAGTCTGGCGGGTAGGACAGGACGGAATAGACCCCCGCGACGAAGACAAGAACGGGGACAAAAATGAGAGATAAATCGATTTGCTTTAACAAATTAAGGCTTGAATTTCTTGACATGAGCAAATCTCCGAGAGCCATGTCCGAGAAAAATCAAAAAATCCGAAGTAAATCTTTCAAATTTTTGCACCAATGTCCAGTGGCGGGCGCCACAACCCACAGATGATCGGCGCGGCCGGACGGCGCCGATGAGGCTGACGGCCCGGCATTTGGCCGAGGCATCGCTTGCGCGATCCGCCGCGTCGTCACCCCCGCCTCCCCCTTGCGATGACAATGGCAATCACCATGGAACCGGGACGCCGGTCTCTTCGATCCGCCCTGCAACGGGAATCCGGCCTTCGCGGCTGACCGTCATGGAATGACGAGGTCCGTATTAACGTGTAGGCACGACGATGAGTTGCAAAAAGACTGTGTATTCAATGGCATGACTGCAGGATGAAGCCAAGATTTTGAAGCTGTTTACTGATTTTCTTATGCAAAAATAAATGGCCGCCTCCGATAACGAAGACTGCGGGAAGATCCATCAAAGTCTGGACCCGCGCCCGTCTCGTCTTGGAACAGCGTGCAATGAAAGTAACCCCCTGGAGCAAAACTGCCGGATCGGTGACCCCCGTGATCAGAAAGGTCCTGCTGACCGCCTTCGGCGTCATCCTGCTGACCCTGATCACCGGTCACGTCGTTTTCTCCATGCGGGACGCGGCCAACAGGATCGATGACAACCGCGCCATCGCCGCCGCCGGAGCCGCTCTGAACGCCTTCCTGGACCGGCTGTCCGGAACGGTGACCGACAATGCCGTCTGGGATGACGCCTACACAGCGGAGCACGGAGACGATGCCGCCAGTTGGGCCTATGACAACTGGGGTGCCACCAGCGAGGACTATGCGCTCTATGACGGCGTGATCGTGGTGGCGATGGGTGGCGATGCGATCTCGGCCTATCTGAAGGGCAAGGAATTCTCGCCCACAGACTATTTTGGACCGGCCTTCCTCACCCAGGTGCAGCAGTCGCTGGATCATCCCGACGAGACGGTGTCTCGCTACTACAGGACGGACGGCGGCCCGACTCTTGCGGTCGCCCAGGTCATCCAGCCCTACAAGGACGGCAACGACTTCAAGGCCGACAAGACCCTCGTTCTCTTCAAGTTTCTTGACAACGATGCCATTGCCCGGATGGCCCAGGACTACGAGCTGGAAGACCTTGGAGTCTCGTCTGAGAAGGTATCGGGCAAGCTCAATCTTCCGCTGTCCGCCTCGCAGGACAAGGATGGATTCTATCTCGTCTGGTCGAGCCTGGAGCCCGGCACGAAGGTCTTCAAACTGGTCGCGCCCGCTCTCATGTTTGCGGTCCTCCTGCTGGTGCTGTTCCTGTTCGCCATCGGCGCCACGGGCGCTGCCGAAGCAAAGGGGCTTCGCAAGGCGGCCGAAGCGGCCCGCCACGACGCGACGCACGACAGTCTGAGCGGCCTTTTGAACCGCAGCGGCCTCATCAATCAGCTGGAGCAGCCGGCGGGCAATGAGGACGGCAAGGCCGTTCGCGTGCTTCATCTGCTCGATCTCGACGGCTTCAAGTCCGTCAACGACACCTGGGGCCATGCCGTCGGGGACGAACTCATCGGCAAGGTTGCGGAAAAGATCCGGTCTGCCCATCCGGAAATCGCTCATGCCGCCCGGCTTGGCGGCGACGAATTCGCGCTCATCCAGGAAGGCGGCACGGCACCGGAAAAGATCGGCCTCATCGTGCTCGACATCCTGTCCCGGCCGTTCAGCGTCGAGGGAAAGACCGTCGAGATCGGCGCAAGCGTCGGATTTGCCATCGAGGAAGAGGGCATGAAGCCGCTCGAATTGCTGCGGCGGGCGGACATGGCGCTCTACCGCGCCAAGGATCTCGGCCGCGGCCGCGCGCTCGGATATACGCACGAATACGACGCGGATCGCGAACAGGCCACGCGGCTTGAACAGCAGCTGCGCCTCGCCCTGGCGAGAGGCGAGATCCGGGCTGCCTTCCAGCCGCTCGTGTCAGCCTCCAGCGGCAGGATCCAGGGCGTGGAAGCCCTCGCCCGCTGGTCCGGACCCGACGGCAACGTCTCGCCCGAGATCTTCATTCCGGCCGCCGAGCGGGCCGGGCTCATCGCACCGCTTGGCGAATACATGCTGCGCAAGTCGATCCAGGTCGTGCGCGACTGGAACAGTCTCGACCTGTCGGTCAATGTGTCGCCGCTTCAGTTGTGCGACCCGGGCTTTGCCTCGGTCGTGCGCACGATCCTGGAGGAAGAGGCGTTCGAGCCGACGCGGCTCACGCTGGAAGTGACCGAAGGCGTTCTCATTTCCAACCCGGAACAGGCCCGCCGGTCGATCACGGCCCTGAAGAAGATCGGCGTTCGCTTCGCGCTCGACGATTTCGGCTGCGGCTACGCCAGCATCGGGACGCTGAGGGAGTTCGGCTTCGATCGCATGAAGATCGACCGTTCGCTGGTCTGGGGCATCGAGGACAAGCAAGGCGGCGATGAACTGCTACGGGCAACCATTTCGCTCGCGGCGGCGCTGCGGATTCCCGTGACCGCCGAAGGCACGGAGACCTCGAGCCAGCTGGCCTTCCTGCAGCAAGCCGGCTGCGACCAGATTCAGGGCTATGTGGTCGGCAGGCCGATGTCGGCGAAGGAACTGACGGCGCGTCTGTTGTCGATGGAAGAAGCGGCCTGAAAGACCAACAGCGACAGTCAATTCAAATCCGTCTCCGGGCATGAAGACCTCGGAGGCGCGCTTTGGCTCGTCTCAAGGTCGAGTCACCCGAGAGCACGCAAACATTGCTTCCACAAACAATTGTGCAAGCGCCAAGAAATACGTATTTTCATCGAATACAATTCAATGAAAACTCAGTCATATGACCATATTTATTAATGTAAAATTATGATTCTCGGCAGAAACATTAGAAGACAAAGAAGAACAACCTGTATTCTGGAGCGCGCGGACGTGAGCCTCTTCAACAATATCCGGATATCGACGAAAATTTTCTCCGGATTCGGGATAATTCTTTCCCTCGTATTCCTGATTGGATCGGTCTCATATCTCAAAATCTCGGATGCGTCCGAAGACTTCAGGCAATACAGACAACTTGCCGTGCAGAGTAACAATGCCGGTCGCGTCCAGGCAAACCTTCTGGAAGCCCGCCTGGCCGTGAAGAATTTTATCCTCACTCAAGATCAGAGACACATCGGAGCGGCCTTCGAGCGAATTGACAACGCGATCAGCATCAACGCCGATCTGACCAAGCTGATCACACATACGGAATCGAAGGATCGGGCGGCCGGCATCTCCGAGGACCTGAAGAACTACAGGGCCGGGATCGAACAGCTGTCGCAGGCAACCGAGGGACACGAAGCCCTGATCGCCGACACGCTCGATCGCATCGGCCCGGATGCTTCCAGGCTGAACGAGGAGCTGAAGCTGGACTTCAAGCAGGAGCAGGACGCGGTCGGCCCGAAGCTGATGGCCGACCTCGAGCTGGCTGTCGAGGTGGCCGTGATCGTGTCGGTCGTCAGCCTCGTCATCGGAGCTTTCGCGGCCTGGACCATCGGTGCCGGGACCTCGCGGCCCATCGTCGCCATAACCGGCGCCATGACCCGCTTGGCCAGCGGAGAGCTCGACCTTACCGTTCCCGGCAAGGGCCGCAAGGACGAGATCGGCAAAATGTCCGAAGCGGTCGAGATCTTTCGCCAGAATGCCCTCGCGGTGAAAGAGCTGGAGCAGCAGCAGGCGGCGACCAGCGAACGGATCGAACGGGAAAAAAAGGCGACGATGGAGAGAATCGCCGACGACTTCGAACGCGACGTCATCGGCGTGGTGCAGGCCGTCACCGACACAGCGGGCCGGCTGCAGTCGGATGCCTCCATCGTCAGTTCGGCCACGGAAGAGACGACCCGCCAGTCTGGCGCTGTCGCGGCGGCCTCCGAACAGGCTTCGGCCAATGTGCGCACGGTTGCGGCCGCGGCCGAGGAACTCTCCGCGTCCATCGTCGAGATCGGCCAGCGCGTGGTCCACGCCGCGCAAATCTCCGATGCCGCGGCAGATCAGGCCGACAAGACAAGCATGGCGGCGCAGGAACTTGTCTCGACATCCCAACGCATCGGCGAGGTTGTCCAACTGATCGCGGATATCGCGGCGCAGACGAACCTGCTGGCGCTCAACGCGACCATCGAGGCGGCACGGGCCGGCGAACTCGGCAAGGGTTTTGCCGTCGTCGCCTCCGAGGTCAAGAATCTCGCTTCGCAGACCGCCCGGGCCACCGAGGAAATCTCCAGCCAGGTCGCCGCTGTGCAGAACGGCACGACCGAAGTTGCAGACGCCATCAACTCGATCAGCGAGACGGTTCGCAACATCAACGAGGTCTCCACGTCGATCGCCTTGGCAGTGGAGCAGCAGCGCGCCGCGACGGACGAGATCGCACGCAATGTCGACGAAGCCGCGCGCGGCACTCAGGAAGTCTCGTCGAACATCTCCGGCGTCAACCAGGCCGCCAACGATACCAGCAAGGTCGCGACCAGCATCCTCGGCGCTGCGAATGGCCTGACGCACCAGTCGGCGGAACTGAACAGCAAGGTCTCCGGTTTCATCTCGATGATCCGGTCCAGCTGAATCGGGACCGGCGGTTGACCTTCCGCATGATTTGAGCAGACAGGCAGGCCGGGCGCGTCAGCACCCGGTCTTTTCTCATCCCGGCTTGACGGTCGATCGCCCCGGGGGCGAATGTCTGCGGACCGATCGCGGTGACCGGCGTAGCGGCCACGGGCATCCCGTCAGAAACGATCCTCGCCTGACACTCCTGGCGTTCATCGGACCTCTGGAAACGTGGTCCCAATAGTGGAATGTGAACATTGACGACACTCTATGTCGATGCCGACGCCTGCCCCGTGAAGGACGAGGCGGAGCGCGTGGCGACAAGGCTGGGCATCCCGATGGTGCTGGTCTGCAACGGCGGACTGCGCCCGTCGCAAAATCCGCTCGTCTCGCTCAGGATCGTCGCCGAGGGCCCGGACGTCGCCGACAAGTGGATCGCCGAGCATTGCGGTCCCGGCGACGTGGTGGTGACGGCGGATATTCCGCTCGCCGACCGCTGCCTGAAGGCCGGATCGCACGTCGTGCAGCACAACGGCGAGATTCTGAACGTCGCCAACATCGGGAACCGATTGGCAACGCGCGACCTGATGCAGGACATCCGCGCGGCGAACCCGTTCCAGCAGGGCGGCGGACCGTCCTTTTCGAAGGCCGACCGGTCCCGTTTCCTGCAATCGCTCGACAGGCTGATGAGGCTCGCGTTGCGTGAACGTCCCGCGCAGCAGGGAGGCCGTCAGGAGCCCTGATTGCCGCCGAAAGCTGGGGAATGGACGGCAAAAGCAGGGACACTCCAAACAAAAAGGCCGGGCGCATTGGCACCCGGCCTTTTTCTCATCTCGCTCCGGCGGTCAGTCCCACCGGAGGCCACTCACTCCGCGGCGGCGGCGGACGCCTTCGGCGTCACCTCGGCGGTGTAGTCGTCCATCAGCGTCTTGGTGATCTCGCCAGGCACGAAGGTGTAGGGGCCGATCTCGGAGACCGGGGTCACTTCCGCCGCCGTGCCCGTCAGGAAGCACTCGGTGAACGTCGAAAGCTCTTCCGGCATGATGTGCCGTTCCAGAACCTCGAAGCCGCGCCGCTTGGCAAGCTCGATCACCGTCTGGCGAGTAATGCCGTTGAGGAAGCAGTCGGCGATCGGCGTGTGGATGACGCCGTCCTTGACGAAGAAGATGTTCGCGCCGGTCGCCTCGGCCACATAGCCGCGATAGTCGAGCATCATCGCGTCCGCATAGCCCTTGGCCTCGGCGGCGTGCTTGGAGATCGTGCAGATCATGTAGAGGCCGGCGGCCTTGGATTTCGACGGCGCGGTCTTCTCGTCGGGACGGCGGTATTCGGCCATGTCGAGCCGGATGCCCTTGAGGCGCTCTTCCGGCTTGAAGTAGGACGGCCACTCCCAGGCGGCGATGGCGAGGTGGATGGTGTTGTTCTGGGCCGAAACGCCCATCATCTCCGAGCCGCGCCAGGCGACGGGGCGCAGATAGGCGTCCGTCAGCTTCATGCGCTGCAGGATCTCCTTGCATGCCGCGTTGATCTCGTCGGCCGTATAGGGGATCTTGAAGCCGAGGATGCGCGCCGACTCGATCAGCCGGTCGGTGTGCTCCTTGAGCTTGAAAATCTCGCCGCCATAGGCGCGCACGCCCTCGAACACGGAGCTGCCGTAATGCAGGCCATGGGTCAGCACGTGCACCTTGGCGTCCTTCCAGTCGACGAATTCACCGTCATACCAGATCACGCCTTCACGGCTGTCGAAGGGAACGCTTGCCATCTTGAGGACTCCCTGTGGGTTCCATTTTTAGGGATCATAACAAATTTTGGCGCCGGGGGCAGAGAGCGCAGAGCCACGTTGCGCGGGCGGTCCGGGACGTCGGATGCTTTGCGTCGGGCCCAAGGAGCCGATATTGTCGCCATCGAGGCCAAGGTCTTGCAGGATCTGGCTCGCAACGGCCATCTCGGGGCGGTGCAACGAAGGCAGGACGCAACGGGAAGGGGCCGTCTGGCTCGCGACAGGATCGAAACGGTGCGGCAAAACACGATCGGACCATCGTCAAAGCCCGGCTTCAATAGCAATGGGACGCAAATAAGTCAATATGGCTGACATAAATCTGTTGGCGACAAACGCCCCACAGGACGACGGGTCGCCCCCCCCGGCCGCGAGCGAATCACGCCCGGCCCCGGACCATGTCGAACTCATCGAGCTGATCTTCTTTTCCTATCGCGACTTCGTCGGCGATGCGGACGTCATCCTGGCGAAATACGGCTTCGGCCGCGCCCATCACCGGGTTCTGCATTTCGTCGAGCGCAATCCGGGCATGACCGTCGCCGAGCTGCTCGACATCCTGCGCATCACCAAGCAGAGCCTCGGGCGGGTGCTGAAGCAGCTTATCGACGAGGATTTCATCGAGCAGCGCCCGGGCGCCGTCGACCGCCGCCAGCGGCTGCTTCACGCAACAGTGAAGGGCAGCCGCCTCGCCCGTGAGCTCAACGCCGTGCAGTCGCGCCGGGTCGAGGCGGCGCTTTCGGGGTTCTCGTCCGGCGAGCGCGAGACGGTCAGCCGTTTCCTGACCGCCATGATCGGCCCGGACGGCGGGGACGTGCCTGCCGAACGCGAGGCAAAGGACCAATGACCATGACGGACGTCATGCCCTCCGGCGCACCGGCCGACGACGCGCAGCATATCCTCGTCGTCGACGACGACAGCCGCATCCGCTCCCTGCTGCAGCGCTTTCTCGCCGCGCAGGGCTACCGCGTCACGACCGCCGGCAACGCCGCTGAGGCGCGCCGCAAACTGGAACTGATCGCCTTCGATCTCATCGTGCTCGACGTGATGATGCCGGGCGAGGACGGCCTGTCGCTGGCCGCAAGCCTCAACCGCACCCACGACGTCGCGATCCTGCTGCTCACTGCCCGCGCCGAGGGCGAGGACCGCGTCCGCGGCCTTGAGACCGGCGTCGACGACTACATGACCAAGCCCTTCGAGCCGCGCGAACTGGTGCTGAGGATCCAGAATATCCTGAAGCGGCGCTCGCCGACTGCACGGCCGGACGTGCGCGGCGACACCACCGCGACCCGGCGGGTCACCTTCGGCCGCTTCGCTTTCGACGTCGCGCGCGAGGACCTGCTGGAGAACGGCGAGCCGGTCCGCCTCACCGAGCGCGAACGGCAGCTGCTGACGCTCTTTGCCAAGGCGCCGGACGGGATCGTCGCCCGCGAGCTTCTCGTCGGCAACGACGCCTCCGTCGGCGAGCGCACGGTGGACGTCCAGATCAACCGCCTGCGCCGCAAGATCGAGGACGATCCGTCCAATCCGACCTATCTGCAAACCGTGCGCGGCGTCGGCTATCGCCTGCGGTTCGACTGAACGGCACCCGGCGCGATGGCGAGAAACGCAAGACCTGTCAGGCACGATCCGGACCACGATCCCGACCTGATCAACCGCATCCTCGACCGGACCGCCGACGGCTTCCGCGTCATCCGCCGTTTCCTGGCGCGCACGCTGCCCGCACCCGCCGTGCGCGGCTGGATCAGCCTGACGCGCTCGATCAACCGCGTGATGCCGAAGGGGCTCTTCGGCCGCTCGATGCTGATCATCGTGCTGCCCGTGCTGATCCTCATCGGCGTGCTCGCACAGGTCTTCATCGACCGGCATTACCAGCTCGTCACGCGCCGCCTGTCGGAGCAGGTCAGCCGCGACATCGCCCTCATCGTCGACCTTGTCCAGAATGCGGAGGACGCAAGCGAACTCGCCGCGATCGAACGCCTTGCGACCGTGAGGCTCGGCATGACGGTCACCTTCCTGCCGGGCGAGGCGCTCGGTGCACCGATCCGCTCGCCCTTCCCCTTCTTCTCGCTGCTGCACGAGACCCTGTCGTCGAGCCTTGCACGGCAGGTGAGTCAGCCCGTCCGGATCGACAGCGCCACCTACGACCCGCTGGTCGAGGTGCGGGTGAAACTTGACGGCGGCGTGCTGCGCATCCTCCTGCCGCGCAACAACGCCTATGCGGCCAACTCGCATATCTTCCTTGTGTGGATGGTCTCGTCCGCGCTTGTGCTGGTGATCATCGCGATCATCTTCCTGCGCAACCAGATCCGTCCGATCCAGCGCCTCGCGGTCGCCGCCGAACGGCTCGGGCGCGGCGAGCCGGCGCGCGATTTCTCGCCTTCCGGCGCCCGCGAGGTGCGCCAGGCCGGACACGCCTTCATCGAGATGCGTCGGCGCATCGAGCGCCAGATCGAGCAGCGCACGACCATGCTCGCCGGCGTTTCCCACGACCTTCGCACCGTGCTCACCCGCTTCCGCCTGGAACTCGCCATGTTGCCGGAAAGCGAGGAAACCAAGGCGATGCGCGGCGACGTCGACATCATGGCGGCGATGCTGGAGGCCTATCTCGCCTTCGCCCGGGGCGTCGCCGACGAAAAGACGGTGTCCTCCAATGTGCGCGCACTCATCGGCGACATCGAGGCCTACATGCAGCGGGCCGGCCGGACCCTGACCGTCGACGGG is part of the Hartmannibacter diazotrophicus genome and encodes:
- a CDS encoding methyl-accepting chemotaxis protein, with protein sequence MILGRNIRRQRRTTCILERADVSLFNNIRISTKIFSGFGIILSLVFLIGSVSYLKISDASEDFRQYRQLAVQSNNAGRVQANLLEARLAVKNFILTQDQRHIGAAFERIDNAISINADLTKLITHTESKDRAAGISEDLKNYRAGIEQLSQATEGHEALIADTLDRIGPDASRLNEELKLDFKQEQDAVGPKLMADLELAVEVAVIVSVVSLVIGAFAAWTIGAGTSRPIVAITGAMTRLASGELDLTVPGKGRKDEIGKMSEAVEIFRQNALAVKELEQQQAATSERIEREKKATMERIADDFERDVIGVVQAVTDTAGRLQSDASIVSSATEETTRQSGAVAAASEQASANVRTVAAAAEELSASIVEIGQRVVHAAQISDAAADQADKTSMAAQELVSTSQRIGEVVQLIADIAAQTNLLALNATIEAARAGELGKGFAVVASEVKNLASQTARATEEISSQVAAVQNGTTEVADAINSISETVRNINEVSTSIALAVEQQRAATDEIARNVDEAARGTQEVSSNISGVNQAANDTSKVATSILGAANGLTHQSAELNSKVSGFISMIRSS
- a CDS encoding MarR family transcriptional regulator, with translation MATNAPQDDGSPPPAASESRPAPDHVELIELIFFSYRDFVGDADVILAKYGFGRAHHRVLHFVERNPGMTVAELLDILRITKQSLGRVLKQLIDEDFIEQRPGAVDRRQRLLHATVKGSRLARELNAVQSRRVEAALSGFSSGERETVSRFLTAMIGPDGGDVPAEREAKDQ
- a CDS encoding branched-chain amino acid aminotransferase — translated: MASVPFDSREGVIWYDGEFVDWKDAKVHVLTHGLHYGSSVFEGVRAYGGEIFKLKEHTDRLIESARILGFKIPYTADEINAACKEILQRMKLTDAYLRPVAWRGSEMMGVSAQNNTIHLAIAAWEWPSYFKPEERLKGIRLDMAEYRRPDEKTAPSKSKAAGLYMICTISKHAAEAKGYADAMMLDYRGYVAEATGANIFFVKDGVIHTPIADCFLNGITRQTVIELAKRRGFEVLERHIMPEELSTFTECFLTGTAAEVTPVSEIGPYTFVPGEITKTLMDDYTAEVTPKASAAAAE
- a CDS encoding response regulator yields the protein MTMTDVMPSGAPADDAQHILVVDDDSRIRSLLQRFLAAQGYRVTTAGNAAEARRKLELIAFDLIVLDVMMPGEDGLSLAASLNRTHDVAILLLTARAEGEDRVRGLETGVDDYMTKPFEPRELVLRIQNILKRRSPTARPDVRGDTTATRRVTFGRFAFDVAREDLLENGEPVRLTERERQLLTLFAKAPDGIVARELLVGNDASVGERTVDVQINRLRRKIEDDPSNPTYLQTVRGVGYRLRFD
- a CDS encoding bifunctional diguanylate cyclase/phosphodiesterase — encoded protein: MIRKVLLTAFGVILLTLITGHVVFSMRDAANRIDDNRAIAAAGAALNAFLDRLSGTVTDNAVWDDAYTAEHGDDAASWAYDNWGATSEDYALYDGVIVVAMGGDAISAYLKGKEFSPTDYFGPAFLTQVQQSLDHPDETVSRYYRTDGGPTLAVAQVIQPYKDGNDFKADKTLVLFKFLDNDAIARMAQDYELEDLGVSSEKVSGKLNLPLSASQDKDGFYLVWSSLEPGTKVFKLVAPALMFAVLLLVLFLFAIGATGAAEAKGLRKAAEAARHDATHDSLSGLLNRSGLINQLEQPAGNEDGKAVRVLHLLDLDGFKSVNDTWGHAVGDELIGKVAEKIRSAHPEIAHAARLGGDEFALIQEGGTAPEKIGLIVLDILSRPFSVEGKTVEIGASVGFAIEEEGMKPLELLRRADMALYRAKDLGRGRALGYTHEYDADREQATRLEQQLRLALARGEIRAAFQPLVSASSGRIQGVEALARWSGPDGNVSPEIFIPAAERAGLIAPLGEYMLRKSIQVVRDWNSLDLSVNVSPLQLCDPGFASVVRTILEEEAFEPTRLTLEVTEGVLISNPEQARRSITALKKIGVRFALDDFGCGYASIGTLREFGFDRMKIDRSLVWGIEDKQGGDELLRATISLAAALRIPVTAEGTETSSQLAFLQQAGCDQIQGYVVGRPMSAKELTARLLSMEEAA
- a CDS encoding ATP-binding protein; the protein is MARNARPVRHDPDHDPDLINRILDRTADGFRVIRRFLARTLPAPAVRGWISLTRSINRVMPKGLFGRSMLIIVLPVLILIGVLAQVFIDRHYQLVTRRLSEQVSRDIALIVDLVQNAEDASELAAIERLATVRLGMTVTFLPGEALGAPIRSPFPFFSLLHETLSSSLARQVSQPVRIDSATYDPLVEVRVKLDGGVLRILLPRNNAYAANSHIFLVWMVSSALVLVIIAIIFLRNQIRPIQRLAVAAERLGRGEPARDFSPSGAREVRQAGHAFIEMRRRIERQIEQRTTMLAGVSHDLRTVLTRFRLELAMLPESEETKAMRGDVDIMAAMLEAYLAFARGVADEKTVSSNVRALIGDIEAYMQRAGRTLTVDGADDLEVRLRPLAFRRMIGNLVSNAARFGDNVCVSFQRQGDWLTVNIDDDGPGIPEGERENVLKPFHRLDDARNQDIGGTGLGLTIARDIAVSHGGDLRLQESPMGGLRAQVRLPV
- a CDS encoding YaiI/YqxD family protein, whose amino-acid sequence is MTTLYVDADACPVKDEAERVATRLGIPMVLVCNGGLRPSQNPLVSLRIVAEGPDVADKWIAEHCGPGDVVVTADIPLADRCLKAGSHVVQHNGEILNVANIGNRLATRDLMQDIRAANPFQQGGGPSFSKADRSRFLQSLDRLMRLALRERPAQQGGRQEP